The following are encoded together in the Acinetobacter radioresistens DSM 6976 = NBRC 102413 = CIP 103788 genome:
- the argJ gene encoding bifunctional glutamate N-acetyltransferase/amino-acid acetyltransferase ArgJ → MTVGDVSMPQMHVVQGVKIGSTEAYIRYPNRRDLVIFEFAEGSNVAGVFTQNAFCAAPVHISKAHLLKSNARYLVINTGNANAGTGKLGMQNALETCNKLAELAGVQTSEVLPFSTGVIGEQLPMQRLLTGLQPALDSLKADAWLDAASGIMTTDTTPKGASEQFELDGITYSMTGISKGAGMIRPNMATMLGFIATDVPISCELVQHLLKTTVEQSFNRITIDGDTSTNDSCILVATGQAGGAEITSLEDERYQTVLEVLTRIMKRLAQLIIRDGEGATKFMTVAVEGGADTQECCDVAYSIAHSPLVKTAFFASDPNWGRILAAIGYAGVKNLEVEKIQVWLDDVQICKDGGAAADYTEEAGAEVMAQQEITIRVDLGRGEAKDTVYTCDLSYDYVKINADYRS, encoded by the coding sequence ATGACTGTGGGTGACGTATCAATGCCACAAATGCATGTGGTGCAAGGCGTAAAAATTGGTTCAACTGAAGCATATATACGTTATCCGAACCGACGAGATCTGGTTATTTTTGAATTTGCAGAAGGGTCAAATGTTGCGGGCGTATTTACCCAAAATGCTTTTTGTGCTGCGCCAGTGCATATCTCTAAAGCGCATCTTTTAAAAAGTAATGCCCGTTACCTGGTGATTAATACAGGTAATGCCAATGCCGGTACTGGTAAGCTGGGGATGCAAAATGCGCTAGAGACCTGTAACAAGCTTGCCGAATTAGCTGGGGTTCAGACATCTGAAGTGCTGCCCTTTTCTACAGGCGTCATTGGTGAGCAGTTACCAATGCAGCGTTTACTTACAGGCTTGCAGCCTGCACTTGATAGTTTGAAAGCAGATGCGTGGCTGGATGCAGCAAGTGGAATAATGACCACCGATACTACACCTAAAGGTGCATCGGAACAGTTCGAACTTGATGGCATTACCTACAGCATGACTGGTATTTCTAAAGGTGCAGGTATGATTCGGCCCAACATGGCGACTATGCTAGGGTTTATTGCCACTGATGTACCTATTAGTTGTGAGCTGGTACAGCATCTGTTGAAAACTACTGTGGAACAGTCCTTCAACCGCATTACTATTGATGGCGATACATCAACCAATGATTCATGTATTTTGGTGGCTACCGGTCAGGCTGGCGGAGCAGAAATTACCAGTCTGGAAGATGAGCGCTATCAAACTGTACTTGAGGTTTTAACCCGCATCATGAAACGGCTGGCCCAACTCATCATTCGTGATGGAGAAGGGGCAACCAAGTTTATGACTGTGGCGGTCGAAGGCGGGGCAGATACCCAAGAATGTTGTGACGTTGCCTATAGTATTGCTCATTCACCTTTGGTAAAAACGGCTTTCTTTGCATCTGATCCGAACTGGGGACGAATTCTGGCCGCGATTGGCTATGCAGGTGTTAAAAACCTGGAGGTAGAAAAAATTCAGGTTTGGCTGGATGATGTCCAGATTTGTAAGGATGGCGGAGCTGCTGCTGACTATACCGAAGAAGCCGGAGCAGAAGTGATGGCGCAACAGGAAATTACGATTCGTGTTGATTTAGGTCGCGGCGAGGCGAAAGATACGGTTTATACCTGCGATCTGTCTTATGATTATGTCAAGATTAATGCAGATTATCGTTCTTAA
- a CDS encoding peroxiredoxin — MTLRLGDTAPNFQQQSSEGIIDFYEFLGDSWGILFSHPADYTPVCTTELGYTAKLKDEFERRGVKAIALSVDDVESHKGWINDINETQNTTVNFPIIADQDRKVSELYGFLHPNASETTTVRSLVIIDPNKKVRLIITYPASTGRNFNEILRVVDSLQLTDNHKVATPANWQQGEDVVIVPSLQDETELKERFPKGYKAVKPYLRLTPQPDKD, encoded by the coding sequence ATGACATTACGCCTAGGCGATACCGCACCAAATTTCCAGCAGCAGTCTAGTGAAGGAATTATTGATTTTTATGAATTTCTTGGAGATAGCTGGGGAATTCTGTTTTCACATCCTGCCGACTATACTCCGGTCTGTACCACTGAACTGGGCTATACTGCAAAGCTTAAAGACGAGTTTGAACGCCGCGGAGTGAAAGCGATTGCTTTATCTGTAGATGATGTGGAATCACATAAAGGCTGGATCAATGACATTAATGAGACCCAGAACACTACAGTAAATTTTCCGATTATTGCAGATCAGGATCGCAAGGTTTCTGAACTTTATGGTTTCCTGCATCCGAATGCCAGTGAAACTACAACTGTCCGCTCTCTGGTCATTATCGATCCGAATAAAAAAGTACGTTTGATTATTACCTATCCTGCATCTACTGGTCGTAATTTTAATGAAATCCTGCGCGTTGTAGATTCATTACAACTTACCGACAATCACAAAGTCGCCACTCCAGCAAACTGGCAACAAGGTGAAGATGTTGTGATTGTTCCATCTCTTCAGGATGAAACCGAACTGAAAGAACGTTTTCCAAAGGGTTATAAGGCGGTTAAACCTTATCTACGCTTAACTCCACAACCTGATAAAGACTAA
- the folC gene encoding bifunctional tetrahydrofolate synthase/dihydrofolate synthase yields MNNAPHATDTLNTWLDYWSHVHVTGIDLGLERVIPVAEKLEVTQPVAKIFTVAGTNGKGSTTTTLAAILNAQGYKVGLYQSPHIYRFNERVKLAGQEVDDQTLINAFVAVDQARRECGLSLSFFEATTLAAFVIFKQQQCDVWVLEVGLGGRLDVVNVVDPDIAVITNIGLDHTDWLGDTIEKIAYEKAGIIRPGIPVVFGGLQTLPQAIQTKAESSQATLYTANRDYFFKYSEDGQYWFFASSGLTVKLPVGSLALENIALAVAAVLLSGLDVTQTAIAQGIQKARLSGRFEIRKLQDRTIILDAGHNPHGVEFLLKQLRKFLEYNKQYTEIITVFSMLADKDIETVVDILKPAVLSWNIAPLTVPRAASLEQLGFALQEETVKQFSSVQEAFHSAVAEAQQHQLILVCGSFHTLEAVWEYLEECQ; encoded by the coding sequence TTGAACAATGCTCCACATGCAACCGATACATTAAACACATGGCTCGATTATTGGAGCCATGTTCACGTTACAGGGATTGATTTAGGTCTTGAACGGGTCATCCCTGTTGCTGAAAAACTGGAAGTCACCCAACCTGTTGCCAAGATATTTACTGTCGCTGGTACCAATGGCAAGGGATCAACCACCACCACTCTGGCCGCAATTCTCAACGCGCAGGGTTATAAGGTGGGTTTATATCAATCTCCTCATATTTACCGTTTTAATGAACGGGTCAAACTGGCTGGTCAGGAAGTTGATGACCAGACCCTGATCAATGCGTTTGTAGCTGTAGATCAGGCCCGCCGTGAATGTGGACTGAGCCTGTCTTTTTTTGAAGCCACTACACTGGCCGCTTTTGTAATCTTTAAGCAGCAGCAATGTGATGTCTGGGTACTAGAAGTCGGGTTAGGTGGACGCCTCGATGTGGTTAATGTGGTTGATCCGGATATTGCTGTCATTACCAATATTGGACTCGATCATACTGACTGGTTAGGTGATACTATTGAAAAAATTGCCTATGAAAAGGCCGGGATTATCCGTCCTGGAATTCCTGTAGTATTTGGTGGTTTACAAACTCTGCCTCAAGCCATCCAGACAAAAGCCGAAAGTTCACAGGCAACGCTATATACCGCTAATCGGGATTATTTCTTTAAATATAGTGAAGATGGACAGTACTGGTTTTTTGCTTCATCGGGTCTGACCGTGAAATTGCCAGTCGGCTCACTGGCACTGGAAAATATTGCGCTGGCTGTTGCGGCAGTTCTGCTGAGTGGCCTTGATGTTACTCAAACTGCTATTGCTCAGGGCATTCAAAAAGCTCGCCTGTCGGGGCGTTTTGAAATACGTAAATTGCAGGACCGCACTATAATTTTAGATGCAGGACATAATCCTCATGGTGTAGAATTTTTGTTAAAGCAATTGCGAAAATTTCTAGAATACAATAAACAATACACGGAAATTATAACTGTCTTTTCAATGTTGGCAGATAAAGATATTGAAACCGTGGTGGATATACTCAAACCTGCTGTTTTAAGTTGGAATATTGCCCCGTTAACCGTACCGCGTGCAGCTTCTTTGGAGCAGCTTGGCTTTGCATTACAGGAAGAGACAGTTAAACAGTTCAGCAGTGTGCAAGAAGCATTTCACTCGGCAGTGGCCGAAGCTCAACAGCACCAGCTGATTTTGGTTTGCGGTTCGTTTCATACCTTAGAAGCGGTTTGGGAGTATCTGGAAGAATGTCAATGA
- the secA gene encoding preprotein translocase subunit SecA: MLASLIGGIFGTKNERELKRMQKIVEKINALEPTISTLNDADLSAKTQEFKQRYNKGETLDNLLPEAFAVCREAAKRVMGMRHYDVQLIGGITLHEGKIAEMRTGEGKTLMGTLACYLNAISSQGVHVITVNDYLAQRDAELNRPLFEFLGLSIGVIYSMQNPVEKSEAYKADITYGTNNEFGFDYLRDNMVFSLQEKKQRGLVYAIIDEVDSILIDEARTPLIISGQSEDSSQLYAAINTIPPKLRPQKEEKVADGGHFWIDEKQRSVEMTEIGYETVEQELIQMGLLAEGESLYSAANLNLVHHITAAIRAHYLYQRNVHYIINDGEVIIVDENTGRTMPGRRWSEGLHQAVEAKEGLEIQPENQTLATTTFQNYFRLYQKLSGMTGTADTEAAEMKEIYGLDVVIIPTHRPMIRKDLNDLIYLNRNGKYNAIIGEIRNIREAGVAPILIGTATIEASEILSEKLTQAGIHHEVLNAKQHEREADIIAQAGSPNAVTIATNMAGRGTDILLGGNWKAKLAKLENPTAEDEIRLKAEWDQYHEMVLNAGGLHIIGSERHESRRIDNQLRGRAGRQGDPGVSRFYLSLEDDLMRIFAGDRVVAMMRAMGLQEDEAIEHKMVSRSIENAQRKVEARNFDIRKNLLKYDDVNNEQRKIIYSQRDDILAENSLQDYIEEMHRDVMQGLIGNFVPPESIHDQWDIDGLENALRTDLGIDLPIQQWLEEDRRLDEEGLVARITDEVINRYRARREQMGTESAAMLERHFLLSSLDRHWKEHLAAMDYLRQGIHLRGYAQKNPEQEYKKEAFNLFVNMLGTIKADVVTDLSRVHVPTAEELAEMEAQQQAQAESMQLNFAHDEVDGLTGEVTHEETSSVPERSRPAQGNITPPASRNAPCPCGSGLKYKQCHGKI; encoded by the coding sequence ATGTTGGCAAGTCTGATCGGAGGTATCTTCGGTACAAAAAATGAGCGCGAACTCAAGCGGATGCAGAAAATTGTCGAGAAGATCAATGCGCTCGAGCCGACCATATCTACCTTAAATGATGCAGACTTATCTGCAAAAACCCAAGAATTCAAACAACGTTATAATAAGGGTGAAACGTTAGATAACCTTCTGCCAGAGGCTTTTGCTGTCTGTCGTGAAGCTGCAAAGCGTGTAATGGGCATGCGTCATTATGATGTGCAGCTGATCGGTGGTATTACCCTGCATGAAGGCAAGATTGCCGAGATGCGTACCGGTGAGGGTAAGACCCTGATGGGAACACTGGCATGTTATCTTAATGCCATCAGCAGTCAGGGCGTGCATGTTATTACTGTCAATGACTATCTGGCGCAGCGTGATGCTGAGTTAAACCGTCCTTTATTCGAGTTTCTCGGCTTGTCGATTGGTGTCATCTATTCGATGCAGAATCCGGTAGAGAAATCTGAAGCTTATAAAGCTGATATTACTTACGGAACCAACAACGAGTTTGGCTTTGACTATCTGCGTGACAACATGGTGTTCTCGCTGCAAGAGAAAAAACAGCGTGGTCTGGTGTATGCCATTATCGATGAAGTTGACTCAATTCTGATTGATGAAGCACGTACACCACTGATTATTTCTGGTCAGAGTGAAGACTCGTCACAGCTTTATGCAGCAATTAATACGATTCCACCAAAACTGCGTCCACAAAAAGAAGAAAAAGTGGCCGATGGCGGTCATTTTTGGATCGATGAAAAACAGCGCTCAGTAGAGATGACTGAAATTGGTTATGAAACGGTAGAGCAGGAACTGATCCAGATGGGCTTGCTGGCAGAAGGTGAAAGCCTTTACTCCGCAGCAAACCTGAACCTGGTACATCATATTACTGCTGCGATCCGTGCACATTACCTGTATCAGCGAAATGTACATTACATCATCAATGATGGTGAAGTAATTATTGTTGATGAAAATACTGGCCGTACCATGCCGGGACGCCGCTGGTCAGAAGGTCTGCATCAGGCAGTAGAAGCTAAAGAAGGTTTGGAGATTCAGCCGGAAAACCAGACACTGGCAACCACGACTTTCCAGAACTATTTCCGTCTGTATCAAAAACTTTCCGGTATGACCGGTACAGCTGATACTGAAGCTGCGGAGATGAAAGAAATTTATGGACTGGATGTGGTGATTATTCCAACTCACCGCCCAATGATCCGTAAAGATCTCAACGATTTAATCTATCTGAATCGTAATGGTAAATATAATGCCATTATCGGAGAGATCCGAAATATTCGTGAAGCTGGTGTAGCACCAATTCTGATTGGTACCGCTACCATTGAAGCCAGTGAAATTCTGTCTGAGAAATTAACGCAGGCAGGTATTCATCACGAAGTTCTAAACGCTAAGCAGCATGAGCGTGAAGCAGATATCATTGCGCAGGCGGGTTCACCAAATGCTGTTACCATTGCTACCAATATGGCAGGCCGTGGTACAGACATTTTGCTTGGTGGTAACTGGAAAGCTAAACTGGCAAAACTTGAAAACCCGACAGCAGAAGATGAAATACGGCTCAAAGCAGAGTGGGACCAGTACCATGAAATGGTACTAAATGCCGGCGGCCTGCATATTATTGGTTCCGAGCGTCACGAATCACGCCGTATTGATAACCAGCTGCGTGGTCGTGCCGGACGTCAGGGTGACCCGGGCGTGTCACGTTTTTATCTGTCACTAGAAGATGATCTGATGCGTATCTTTGCAGGTGACCGTGTAGTGGCAATGATGCGTGCTATGGGGTTGCAGGAAGATGAAGCAATTGAGCATAAAATGGTATCGCGCTCTATTGAAAATGCGCAGCGCAAGGTAGAAGCACGTAACTTTGATATTCGTAAAAATCTGCTCAAATATGATGATGTTAACAATGAGCAGCGTAAGATTATTTATTCTCAGCGTGACGATATTCTCGCAGAGAATAGTCTGCAAGATTATATTGAAGAGATGCATCGCGATGTCATGCAGGGACTGATCGGTAATTTTGTACCCCCTGAATCGATTCATGATCAGTGGGATATTGATGGTCTAGAAAATGCATTGCGTACAGATTTAGGAATTGATCTGCCAATTCAGCAATGGCTGGAAGAAGACCGCCGACTGGATGAAGAAGGTTTGGTTGCACGAATTACGGATGAAGTCATTAACCGTTACCGGGCCCGCCGTGAACAGATGGGTACTGAGTCAGCAGCAATGCTAGAACGTCATTTCCTGCTCAGTTCACTAGACCGTCACTGGAAAGAGCATCTTGCGGCAATGGATTATCTGCGACAAGGTATTCACTTACGTGGCTATGCCCAGAAAAACCCTGAACAGGAATACAAGAAAGAAGCCTTTAACCTGTTTGTAAATATGTTGGGTACCATTAAAGCTGACGTGGTAACAGATCTGTCACGTGTACATGTGCCGACTGCTGAAGAGCTGGCAGAAATGGAAGCACAACAACAGGCACAAGCGGAATCTATGCAGTTAAACTTCGCTCATGATGAAGTAGATGGCCTAACAGGTGAAGTAACTCATGAAGAGACTTCTTCTGTACCAGAGCGTTCACGTCCAGCTCAGGGGAATATTACTCCGCCAGCAAGTCGTAATGCTCCTTGTCCGTGTGGTTCAGGCCTGAAGTATAAACAGTGTCATGGTAAAATCTAA
- a CDS encoding SPOR domain-containing protein, whose protein sequence is MSMNSKQRWMGGVVLLGGGVLLAALLLKGKEEIDQKHVQVPPTEQVQQQRKNPANQDLVQLQPLAVDVETEKRLLEEQRRARERAVAEQEARAAEFLQMQQQAEAEAARKAAEEYATLNALRNGNQESSDNIPPELVDEKAKSAPNTQNKPQNTLNAQQSEAQKKEAQRKQEAERQVVEKKRSELEAKQKAEAERKAAAEKKAQEEQKRKAAEKKAAEEKNLKAEAERKKSQEEAKKKAEAEKARKLLEEGDDDRQWMVQVALAANEANADAIVSKLRAKGYKVTRSPTSKGIRIMVGPAKDRDTADEARKKIVNDASLNMKSAWVIDWVPLDKR, encoded by the coding sequence ATGTCAATGAATAGCAAACAGCGCTGGATGGGAGGCGTTGTTTTATTAGGTGGTGGTGTTTTATTGGCAGCATTACTCTTAAAGGGTAAAGAAGAAATTGACCAAAAACATGTTCAGGTTCCCCCAACTGAACAAGTACAACAACAACGTAAAAATCCTGCTAACCAAGATCTGGTTCAGCTACAACCTTTAGCTGTAGATGTCGAAACTGAAAAGCGTCTGCTTGAGGAGCAACGTCGCGCGCGTGAGAGAGCAGTTGCCGAACAGGAAGCACGTGCTGCAGAATTTTTACAAATGCAACAACAGGCCGAAGCAGAGGCTGCAAGAAAAGCTGCTGAGGAATATGCAACGTTAAATGCCTTGCGTAATGGAAATCAGGAAAGTTCAGATAATATTCCACCTGAACTGGTTGATGAGAAAGCTAAATCAGCACCTAATACACAAAATAAACCACAGAATACTCTGAACGCACAGCAGTCAGAAGCTCAGAAGAAGGAAGCTCAGCGCAAGCAGGAAGCTGAGCGTCAGGTGGTTGAAAAAAAGCGCAGTGAGCTAGAGGCCAAACAAAAGGCTGAGGCAGAACGCAAAGCGGCGGCAGAGAAAAAGGCCCAAGAAGAGCAAAAACGTAAAGCAGCAGAGAAAAAAGCTGCCGAGGAAAAAAACTTAAAAGCTGAAGCTGAAAGGAAAAAATCTCAGGAAGAGGCCAAGAAAAAAGCCGAAGCTGAAAAAGCTCGTAAATTACTAGAGGAAGGAGATGATGACCGGCAGTGGATGGTCCAGGTGGCTTTGGCAGCTAATGAAGCTAATGCAGATGCCATTGTCTCCAAATTACGTGCTAAAGGCTATAAAGTTACCCGTAGCCCAACTTCTAAGGGAATCCGGATTATGGTCGGACCGGCTAAAGACCGGGACACGGCAGATGAAGCCCGTAAAAAAATTGTTAATGATGCCAGCCTGAATATGAAATCTGCTTGGGTTATTGACTGGGTGCCACTCGATAAACGCTAA
- a CDS encoding RNA polymerase factor sigma-54, protein MKLSVGLKVANSLSLTPQLQQAIRLLQLSNLELEQEIQLQLESNPLLEQIDDENSISTLSNSNNTDIHELDQSLNADHLPEELPVDTHWDEVYIHQSTALETPEFQEQEDNNHKSLNLKQHLLEQINLLHFSQIDQLIAYCLVDSLDQRGFLEAEIEEITASVQNLLAEMGHEEEVEDDEVYVVLKHIQQLDPLGAGSRNLAECLRIQLEALPSVPVIQDALILLEHYHLLIANDLGKLLKQTGLNTERLKSAINMLKTLKAYPGIEFEDESSNYQIPDVIVSKKDQIWHVQLNTDILPKLRINSFYAGMIRRADQSTDNNYLKDQLYEAKNFIKSIDERHKTLLKVASCIVEHQRTFFEIGAEGMKPLILREVAEEVQLHESTVSRVTSNKYMLTPRGLFELKYFFSSHVGTTSGGEASSTAIRAMIKKLVSNENPRKPLSDNSITNLLKEEGIDVARRTVAKYRESLNIPSSSDRKVLI, encoded by the coding sequence ATGAAGTTGTCGGTTGGGCTTAAAGTTGCAAATAGTTTATCCCTTACCCCCCAATTACAACAAGCCATCCGTTTACTTCAGTTATCTAATTTGGAACTCGAACAAGAAATCCAGCTTCAGTTAGAAAGTAATCCTTTACTTGAACAAATAGATGATGAAAATTCAATTTCTACCCTATCAAATTCTAATAATACAGATATTCATGAGCTTGATCAGAGTCTAAATGCAGACCATTTACCTGAAGAGCTACCAGTAGATACTCATTGGGATGAAGTTTATATTCATCAGTCTACCGCACTTGAGACTCCTGAGTTTCAGGAACAAGAGGACAATAATCATAAATCTTTAAATTTAAAACAGCATTTACTTGAGCAAATTAACCTTTTACATTTTTCCCAGATTGATCAGTTAATTGCCTATTGTTTAGTTGATTCTTTAGACCAACGGGGCTTTCTTGAAGCTGAAATTGAAGAAATTACTGCTTCTGTTCAAAATTTACTTGCAGAAATGGGTCATGAAGAAGAAGTAGAGGATGATGAGGTTTATGTGGTACTCAAGCATATTCAGCAGCTTGATCCTTTAGGTGCAGGTTCACGTAATCTGGCAGAATGTCTTAGGATTCAGCTTGAAGCTTTACCCTCTGTGCCAGTTATTCAGGATGCTTTGATATTGCTGGAGCATTATCATTTACTGATTGCTAATGATCTTGGCAAGCTATTAAAACAGACAGGGTTGAATACTGAACGTTTAAAGTCAGCAATTAATATGCTTAAAACTTTAAAAGCTTATCCCGGTATAGAATTTGAGGATGAATCATCTAATTATCAGATTCCTGATGTAATTGTATCTAAGAAGGACCAGATTTGGCATGTTCAGCTAAATACCGATATTTTACCTAAACTGCGTATTAATTCTTTTTATGCTGGTATGATTCGGCGCGCTGATCAAAGTACCGATAATAATTATTTAAAAGATCAGTTATATGAGGCAAAAAATTTTATTAAAAGTATTGATGAGCGGCATAAAACTTTATTAAAAGTAGCCAGCTGTATTGTTGAACATCAGCGGACTTTTTTTGAAATTGGGGCAGAGGGCATGAAACCCCTCATTTTGAGAGAGGTCGCTGAAGAAGTACAGCTGCATGAGTCAACTGTATCCCGGGTCACAAGTAACAAATATATGCTGACTCCACGTGGCCTGTTTGAGCTTAAGTATTTCTTTTCAAGTCACGTAGGCACCACCTCAGGGGGCGAGGCTTCTTCAACTGCAATTCGTGCCATGATTAAAAAACTAGTCTCAAATGAGAATCCCCGTAAACCCTTGTCTGATAATTCCATTACGAATTTACTTAAAGAAGAAGGGATTGATGTAGCACGTAGGACAGTAGCAAAATATCGTGAATCTTTAAATATTCCGTCGTCTTCTGACCGAAAGGTCTTGATCTAG
- the hpf gene encoding ribosome hibernation-promoting factor, HPF/YfiA family, whose translation MQITIRGHHLTITPAIEQDIRFKFNQLTQHLDQVNSMQVKLSKDHEVTKRSKKGSANHKAEAIIRLPGIELFAQACADDMYTSIKKLSEKIKRQLYKHRKLQCSYQPLAI comes from the coding sequence ATGCAAATTACCATTCGTGGCCACCATTTAACGATTACCCCTGCAATAGAACAGGATATCCGTTTCAAGTTTAATCAGCTGACTCAGCATCTTGACCAGGTAAATAGTATGCAGGTCAAGCTTAGTAAAGATCATGAAGTTACCAAGCGTTCAAAAAAAGGTAGTGCTAACCATAAGGCTGAAGCGATTATCCGTTTACCTGGAATTGAGCTATTTGCACAGGCTTGTGCAGATGATATGTATACTTCTATTAAAAAATTATCAGAAAAAATAAAAAGACAGCTTTATAAACATAGAAAGTTGCAGTGTAGTTATCAACCTTTAGCAATTTAA
- a CDS encoding phosphatase domain-containing putative toxin: MTAPALPDHQRPEHWGNQLSAAHNFYQVSSWVYRSEQPSSGLLPLLKQKNIKTVINLRTHDRDSGILEGENIQVIHLPIRTWAMNREQLLGIMRYLKQAQHSGQKVLIHCYHGSDRTGASIAMYRIVFENWSTEQALLEMKHGGYGYHVIWKNIERLFSIENIQWTRQQLQSPEQK; encoded by the coding sequence ATGACTGCTCCTGCGCTGCCTGACCATCAGCGACCTGAGCACTGGGGCAACCAGCTTTCAGCAGCACATAATTTTTATCAGGTCAGTTCATGGGTCTACCGTAGCGAACAGCCCAGTTCCGGTTTATTACCTTTATTAAAACAGAAAAATATCAAGACTGTAATTAATCTGCGTACACACGACCGGGATAGCGGTATTTTAGAGGGAGAGAATATTCAAGTCATACATCTGCCCATTCGCACCTGGGCAATGAACCGTGAACAGTTGCTGGGAATTATGCGATATCTAAAGCAAGCTCAACACTCTGGACAGAAGGTACTGATTCATTGCTATCACGGCTCAGACCGTACTGGTGCCAGTATTGCAATGTACCGTATTGTATTTGAAAACTGGAGCACAGAGCAGGCTTTACTTGAAATGAAGCATGGGGGTTATGGTTACCATGTTATCTGGAAGAATATAGAGAGACTTTTTAGTATAGAAAATATTCAATGGACCCGGCAACAGCTGCAGAGTCCAGAACAAAAATAA
- the nadA gene encoding quinolinate synthase NadA: protein MTDATLIANEAKNIVQAHLDRLGEPKSTSLTEQVKQDKFEQIRAELNKRDAVLVAHYYCDPEVQELAEMTGGCVSDSLEMARFGRDHAASTLVVAGVKFMGETAKILSPEKTVLMPTLEATCSLDLGCPEDAFTRFCDEHPDHTVVVYANTSAAVKARADWVVTSSCAVEIIEHLDSLGEKIIWAPDQHLGRYIQKKTGANMLLWDGACIVHEEFRARGIATLKALYPDAAVLVHPESPESVIEVADAVGSTSQLIQAARSLPHTHLIVATDRGIFYKMQQVVPDKILLEAPTAGEGATCRSCAHCPWMAMNELDGILQVLQKADQKIEVDLALAQRAKLPLDRMLAFSASLKR, encoded by the coding sequence ATGACTGATGCGACATTAATTGCCAATGAAGCAAAAAATATTGTGCAGGCGCATTTGGACCGTTTAGGGGAACCCAAAAGTACTTCCCTGACTGAACAAGTGAAACAGGATAAATTTGAACAGATCAGGGCCGAACTGAACAAGCGTGATGCTGTACTGGTGGCACATTATTATTGCGATCCTGAAGTTCAGGAACTGGCTGAAATGACGGGCGGCTGCGTATCCGATTCACTGGAAATGGCACGTTTTGGTCGTGATCATGCTGCTTCTACCTTGGTAGTAGCCGGTGTAAAATTTATGGGTGAGACAGCTAAAATTCTGTCACCAGAAAAAACTGTGCTCATGCCTACACTGGAAGCTACCTGTTCACTGGATCTAGGTTGCCCTGAAGATGCGTTTACGCGGTTTTGCGATGAACACCCTGACCATACTGTTGTGGTATATGCCAATACTTCAGCTGCGGTCAAAGCACGTGCTGACTGGGTAGTGACTTCAAGCTGTGCAGTTGAAATTATTGAGCATCTAGATAGCTTGGGTGAGAAAATCATCTGGGCACCTGATCAGCATCTTGGTCGTTATATCCAGAAGAAAACCGGTGCAAATATGTTGCTCTGGGATGGGGCTTGTATTGTTCATGAAGAGTTTCGCGCACGTGGTATTGCCACCTTGAAAGCTCTCTATCCAGATGCAGCCGTTCTGGTGCATCCTGAATCCCCTGAATCGGTGATTGAGGTGGCTGATGCAGTAGGAAGTACATCACAATTGATTCAGGCAGCAAGGTCTTTGCCACATACCCATCTGATTGTGGCAACAGATCGTGGTATCTTCTATAAAATGCAACAGGTCGTGCCTGACAAGATCCTGCTTGAGGCACCAACAGCAGGTGAAGGGGCAACCTGCCGTTCATGTGCACATTGTCCTTGGATGGCTATGAATGAACTCGATGGAATTTTGCAGGTTTTACAAAAAGCTGACCAGAAAATAGAGGTTGACCTTGCACTTGCGCAGCGTGCAAAGTTGCCTTTAGACCGTATGTTAGCCTTTAGTGCCAGCTTAAAGCGTTGA
- the ibaG gene encoding BolA family iron metabolism protein IbaG — MNSEQLTEILQAAFPEAEVAVSGQAGKFDLRIVDDQFEGKRTIARQQAVYAPLNSYIASGEVHAVTIRAMTKEEWHKASLFGA; from the coding sequence ATGAATAGTGAACAGCTCACTGAGATTCTACAAGCTGCTTTTCCAGAGGCAGAAGTTGCTGTGAGCGGACAGGCGGGAAAATTTGATCTTCGTATTGTTGATGATCAGTTTGAAGGTAAACGTACAATTGCTCGTCAGCAGGCAGTATATGCTCCTCTAAATTCCTATATCGCGAGCGGAGAAGTGCACGCGGTCACTATTCGCGCAATGACCAAAGAAGAGTGGCACAAAGCAAGCCTGTTTGGAGCTTAA